The sequence CCGGCCGGGTCAAACCGGCTGTTCCGAATCGACTCTTATGACGAACCCGACCTGATAGCCTGCATCCTCGAGGCGGGCCCGCCCGCCGAGGAACTCGAGGTTCACGATGAAGCCGGCTCCCGCGACGATACCGCCGTCCCTCTCCACGAGACGACAGGCGGCCAGCGCTGATCCGCCGGTGGCTACGAGGTCGTCGACCACGAACACCCTGGTCCCGGAGGGGAGGGAGCCCTTGTGCATCTCTATCCTCGCGCTGCCGTACTCCAGGTCGTAGTCCTCCCCTATCGTCTCTGCCGGCAGCTTGCCGGGCTTCCTGACGAGCACCAGCGGCAGGCCCCTCCGTTCGGCCAGGACAGCCCCGAACACGAAGCCCCTCGATTCGATCGAGGCCACCGCATCGTACCTGAT comes from Candidatus Fermentibacter sp. and encodes:
- a CDS encoding adenine phosphoribosyltransferase, giving the protein MRNAEDLERLIRNVPDFPRPPVVFKDITTILTEPGALGDAVTLLERRTASIRYDAVASIESRGFVFGAVLAERRGLPLVLVRKPGKLPAETIGEDYDLEYGSARIEMHKGSLPSGTRVFVVDDLVATGGSALAACRLVERDGGIVAGAGFIVNLEFLGGRARLEDAGYQVGFVIRVDSEQPV